A region of Thermococcus piezophilus DNA encodes the following proteins:
- a CDS encoding carboxyl transferase domain-containing protein, translated as MSMEEKVKELYERKKKILEMGGEKAVEKQHAKGKLTARERIERLLDPGSFVEIGTFVKHRGTEFGLDRKELPADGIITGYGTIDGRLVFVYAQDFTVMGGSLGEMHAAKIKRIMELALEAGAPVIGLNDSGGARIQEGVDSLKGYGEIFKMNTILSGVVPQITAIMGPCAGGAVYSPAIGDFILIVDNPATFMFITGPQVVKAVTGVEVTPVQLGGAMVHAQRAGQAHLIGKSDEEVLALIRRLISYLPSNNMEKPPRIKTGDLPFRKTKRLYEIVPNDPNKGYDVRQVIYEIVDRDENGNPDFLEILPYFAPNAVVGFGRMNGQTVGIVANNPIHFAGVLDIDSSDKIARFVRTCDAFNIPIVTLVDVPGYLPGTQQEYGGIIRHGAKVLYAYSEATVPMVTVILRKAYGGAYLAMGSKHLGTDFVFAWPTAEIAVMGPEGAANIIFRKEIAQAENPEEVRQAKIREYRERFANPYVAAARGYIDDVIDPAETRAKIILALEALESKRVKLPPKKHGNIPL; from the coding sequence ATGAGCATGGAGGAAAAAGTTAAAGAGCTTTACGAGAGGAAGAAGAAGATTCTTGAAATGGGGGGCGAAAAGGCTGTCGAGAAACAGCACGCCAAGGGCAAGCTCACCGCCCGTGAGAGGATTGAAAGGCTCCTTGACCCAGGGAGCTTCGTTGAAATCGGTACCTTCGTCAAGCACCGCGGAACGGAGTTCGGTTTGGACAGGAAGGAATTGCCAGCGGATGGAATTATCACTGGCTACGGAACCATCGACGGCAGGTTAGTTTTCGTTTACGCACAGGACTTCACCGTTATGGGCGGTTCCCTCGGCGAGATGCATGCGGCAAAGATAAAGCGCATCATGGAGCTTGCTTTAGAGGCCGGTGCCCCAGTTATTGGCCTCAACGATTCTGGAGGAGCAAGGATTCAGGAGGGAGTCGATTCGCTCAAGGGCTACGGCGAGATTTTCAAGATGAACACGATTCTGAGCGGCGTCGTTCCGCAGATTACAGCAATTATGGGCCCTTGTGCTGGAGGAGCCGTCTACAGCCCGGCCATTGGAGACTTCATTCTGATAGTAGACAATCCGGCGACCTTCATGTTCATCACCGGTCCGCAGGTCGTCAAGGCCGTGACCGGTGTCGAGGTTACCCCAGTCCAGCTAGGCGGAGCCATGGTGCACGCCCAGAGGGCTGGTCAGGCTCACCTCATAGGCAAGAGCGACGAGGAAGTTTTGGCGCTAATAAGGCGCCTGATAAGCTACCTCCCGTCCAACAATATGGAGAAGCCGCCGAGGATTAAGACCGGTGATTTACCATTCAGAAAGACCAAGAGGCTCTACGAGATAGTCCCTAACGACCCGAACAAGGGCTACGACGTTAGGCAGGTCATCTACGAGATAGTTGACCGCGACGAGAACGGCAACCCAGACTTCCTGGAGATACTGCCCTACTTCGCGCCGAACGCCGTAGTCGGATTTGGAAGGATGAACGGCCAGACCGTTGGAATAGTCGCCAACAACCCGATACACTTCGCAGGGGTTCTTGATATAGACAGTTCGGACAAGATAGCGCGCTTTGTTAGAACCTGCGACGCCTTCAACATACCCATTGTTACCCTCGTCGATGTTCCTGGCTATTTACCCGGCACCCAGCAGGAGTACGGCGGAATCATAAGGCACGGCGCTAAAGTCCTTTACGCTTATTCCGAGGCCACCGTCCCGATGGTAACCGTCATCCTGAGGAAGGCCTACGGCGGTGCTTACCTCGCGATGGGAAGCAAGCATCTCGGGACTGACTTTGTCTTCGCATGGCCAACCGCTGAGATAGCCGTCATGGGTCCGGAGGGTGCTGCCAATATCATCTTCAGGAAAGAGATAGCCCAAGCCGAGAACCCTGAGGAAGTCAGGCAGGCGAAGATCAGGGAGTACCGCGAGAGGTTCGCCAACCCATACGTTGCAGCTGCAAGGGGATACATAGACGACGTCATCGACCCAGCCGAGACGAGAGCGAAGATAATACTCGCCCTCGAGGCCCTTGAGAGCAAGCGCGTCAAACTACCACCCAAGAAGCACGGCAACATACCGCTGTGA
- a CDS encoding biotin/lipoyl-containing protein — protein MAKVKVVVDGVEYEVEVEELGMGHFRVSFEDKNYEVEAKGLGIDLSAVSTAASAPSVSVSAPAPAPAPAAPAAPTPAPAGEGVVTAPMPGKIIRILVKEGDEVKTGQGLLILEAMKMENEIPSPKDGVVKKILVKEGQTVDTGQALIEIG, from the coding sequence ATGGCGAAGGTTAAGGTCGTCGTTGATGGTGTCGAGTACGAGGTCGAGGTTGAAGAGCTCGGAATGGGACACTTCAGGGTATCCTTCGAGGACAAGAACTACGAGGTCGAGGCCAAAGGCTTGGGCATAGACCTGAGCGCCGTTTCCACCGCCGCTAGCGCTCCTAGTGTTTCTGTTTCTGCTCCTGCCCCAGCACCGGCGCCCGCAGCACCAGCAGCACCAACTCCAGCGCCGGCAGGTGAGGGGGTAGTTACTGCCCCAATGCCGGGCAAAATCATCAGGATATTAGTCAAAGAAGGCGATGAGGTCAAAACCGGTCAAGGACTACTCATCCTTGAGGCAATGAAAATGGAGAATGAAATACCCTCACCAAAAGACGGCGTAGTAAAGAAAATCCTCGTCAAAGAAGGCCAAACCGTCGACACCGGACAAGCACTCATAGAAATAGGGTGA
- a CDS encoding translation initiation factor IF-2 subunit beta, with the protein MSKKKVDFHDFEGLLDKAYEELPENVKHHTSRFEVPAAVVTIEGNKTIIENFRDIAEAMNRDPNHLLKFILREVATAGTLEGRRVVLQGRFTPYLIANKMRKYLKDYVICPVCGSPDTKIIKKGRFHFLKCEACGAETPIAHL; encoded by the coding sequence GTGAGCAAGAAGAAGGTTGACTTTCACGATTTCGAAGGATTACTCGATAAAGCTTACGAGGAGCTTCCCGAAAACGTTAAGCATCACACCTCGAGGTTTGAGGTTCCGGCTGCAGTCGTCACGATAGAGGGCAACAAAACCATAATTGAGAACTTCAGGGACATAGCAGAGGCCATGAACCGCGACCCGAACCATCTCCTCAAGTTCATCCTGCGCGAGGTGGCAACGGCTGGAACTCTCGAGGGAAGGCGCGTCGTCCTGCAGGGACGCTTTACGCCCTATCTCATAGCCAACAAGATGAGGAAGTACCTCAAGGACTACGTCATCTGCCCGGTCTGCGGTTCACCAGATACGAAAATCATCAAGAAGGGACGCTTCCACTTCCTCAAGTGTGAGGCATGCGGTGCTGAAACACCGATTGCACACCTTTGA
- a CDS encoding CBS domain-containing protein, which yields MRVKTLMTPDPVVIELPATREYAIDLFRKHKVRSFPVINKNTKALVGIISIKRVLLHPDEEQLAMLVKRDVPTVKPNDNLKKAVRLMVEYDYRRIIVVDEENHVLGILTVGDIVRRYLSKNEKLKGTTIEGYYQKNVGVVWRGTPLKAALKALLLCNAMAIPVIDDDGNLVGMIDETDLLKDSEVVRVMKSTALAASSEEDWILESNPTLLFEKAELQLPKKPVEDIMNREVVIATPHMSIYEVAQKMVQYHIEQLPVIRGEGELVGIIRDMDIIKVILNK from the coding sequence ATGCGCGTAAAAACTTTGATGACTCCTGACCCAGTGGTGATAGAACTTCCCGCAACGAGGGAATATGCTATTGATCTGTTTAGGAAACATAAGGTCAGGTCTTTCCCAGTCATCAACAAAAACACGAAGGCTCTTGTTGGAATAATAAGCATAAAGAGGGTTCTCCTTCACCCCGACGAGGAACAGTTAGCGATGCTCGTTAAGAGGGACGTGCCTACTGTCAAGCCAAACGACAACCTAAAGAAAGCAGTTCGCCTAATGGTCGAGTATGACTACAGGCGCATCATAGTGGTCGACGAGGAGAACCATGTCCTCGGAATACTCACCGTTGGCGACATAGTGCGCAGATACCTCTCCAAGAACGAGAAGCTCAAGGGAACCACTATAGAAGGCTACTACCAGAAGAACGTCGGCGTTGTCTGGCGTGGAACACCGCTCAAGGCAGCCCTCAAGGCCCTCTTGCTATGCAACGCCATGGCTATACCAGTCATAGACGACGATGGTAACCTCGTGGGAATGATTGACGAGACCGACCTCCTCAAGGACAGCGAGGTTGTAAGGGTCATGAAGAGCACGGCCCTGGCCGCTTCCAGCGAGGAGGACTGGATACTTGAGAGCAACCCCACGCTCCTCTTCGAGAAAGCCGAGCTCCAGCTGCCGAAGAAACCCGTTGAGGACATAATGAACCGCGAGGTGGTCATAGCGACACCCCACATGAGCATCTACGAAGTCGCCCAGAAGATGGTCCAGTACCACATCGAGCAGCTGCCCGTCATAAGAGGCGAGGGCGAGCTCGTTGGAATCATCAGGGACATGGACATAATCAAGGTCATCCTCAACAAGTGA
- a CDS encoding OadG family protein translates to MVTIAELIESLNITAMGVTVVFAVLTILALILYFVGWLERRITERETPAPVPVKVEETKVEEEKEIPPRDLAIITAAILAYTAEKASQLRPLPFKRKVSDAWRLYGIQTTMEEVEDFNYEIGKW, encoded by the coding sequence ATGGTAACAATAGCTGAGTTAATAGAGAGTCTCAACATAACCGCCATGGGAGTAACGGTGGTTTTTGCCGTTCTCACAATTTTGGCCCTTATCCTTTACTTCGTCGGCTGGCTCGAGAGGAGGATCACGGAGAGAGAAACTCCCGCCCCTGTCCCAGTGAAGGTCGAGGAGACTAAGGTGGAAGAGGAGAAGGAGATACCCCCAAGGGACCTGGCTATCATAACTGCCGCAATTCTGGCCTACACCGCCGAGAAGGCCTCACAGCTGAGGCCTCTACCGTTTAAGAGAAAAGTTTCTGATGCATGGCGCCTCTACGGCATCCAAACTACCATGGAAGAGGTTGAGGACTTCAACTACGAGATTGGGAAGTGGTGA
- a CDS encoding sodium ion-translocating decarboxylase subunit beta, with translation MSGLEQAIIEFIESMGIFHLTIGNVIMILVGLTLVYLAIRYEMEPLLLLPIGISAVIVNLPLTGIAEEPHGLLYLIHHYLISTEIVPLLIFFGLGAMTDFGPMIADPKTALLGAAAQIGVFIAMLSAVLLGFTLPEAASIGIIGGADGPTTIYLTTKLAPHLLGATAVAAYSYMSLVPLIQPPIIKALTNKEERRIRMEQLRPVSKREKIMFPIITAIVISLLVPSAGPLIGMLMIGNLFRESGVVERLSKAAQEELMNIVTIFLGLGVGSTMKAESFLTMQTLMILGLGVVAFASATAGGVLLGKLMMKLSGGKINPMIGAAGVSAVPMSARVVQRLASEEDPGNFILMHAMGPNVAGVIGTAVAAGVLLSVLG, from the coding sequence ATGAGTGGACTGGAGCAGGCGATAATAGAGTTCATAGAGAGCATGGGGATCTTCCACCTGACAATCGGAAACGTGATAATGATACTCGTCGGTCTCACCCTCGTGTATCTTGCCATACGCTACGAGATGGAGCCGCTGCTTCTCCTGCCGATAGGCATAAGCGCAGTCATTGTCAATCTGCCGCTCACTGGAATAGCTGAGGAACCCCACGGGCTGTTATATCTCATTCACCATTACCTCATAAGCACCGAGATAGTCCCGCTCCTGATATTCTTCGGGCTGGGAGCGATGACCGACTTTGGACCAATGATAGCAGACCCCAAGACGGCTCTGCTCGGCGCGGCGGCTCAGATAGGTGTGTTCATAGCGATGCTCAGTGCTGTTCTCCTCGGGTTCACCCTCCCCGAGGCGGCATCGATAGGAATCATCGGCGGTGCCGACGGGCCCACGACCATATACCTCACCACAAAGCTCGCACCACACCTCCTCGGTGCCACGGCTGTGGCTGCCTACTCCTACATGAGCCTGGTTCCGCTCATCCAGCCGCCGATAATCAAGGCCTTGACGAATAAGGAGGAAAGAAGAATCAGAATGGAGCAGCTCAGGCCGGTTTCAAAGAGGGAGAAGATAATGTTCCCCATTATCACAGCCATCGTCATCAGCCTCCTCGTTCCGAGCGCCGGGCCGCTGATAGGCATGCTCATGATAGGCAACCTCTTCAGGGAGAGCGGTGTCGTAGAGAGGCTCAGCAAAGCCGCCCAGGAGGAGCTGATGAACATAGTCACTATATTCCTCGGACTTGGCGTCGGTTCCACCATGAAGGCTGAGAGCTTCCTGACGATGCAGACCCTCATGATACTCGGCCTCGGTGTGGTTGCCTTCGCCTCGGCAACCGCAGGGGGGGTGCTCCTCGGAAAGCTCATGATGAAACTCTCCGGCGGAAAGATAAACCCAATGATTGGAGCGGCTGGGGTTTCAGCAGTTCCGATGAGCGCAAGGGTCGTTCAGCGCTTGGCGAGCGAAGAGGACCCCGGCAACTTCATCCTCATGCATGCCATGGGCCCGAACGTTGCCGGAGTCATAGGCACAGCCGTTGCCGCAGGAGTTTTACTCTCTGTACTTGGATAA